Part of the Melitaea cinxia chromosome 14, ilMelCinx1.1, whole genome shotgun sequence genome is shown below.
CGAAGGCACTTGACTTCATATCGCTTCgtctcttttaaataaaaaaactaaactagCTTAAAAATGATATTCTTATCTCTACAAAACTGACTTCtttctgtttaaaatttttaagacgattttgtgtttatatttctATCTAAGGAAAAAAACCCAAATGCAAGCGAATACAAGATGTATTTCGTGTTGCTCTTTGGTTTCATACTAtcaagttacaatttttttttaaataattaaaaatatttagtccCGGATTTTTTTaggcaacccatttttaatatattatctaatatactaaatttattataaagtatgtttcattctattatcagctcggtaaGAATCGACTTAGGTTCGGTCTTAGGCCAGTTCGATGCCGACGAAACTCGTTTGCATTAACCGTTATATCTatttttagattcacaatttcaTAGTCGCTCTTCCCGTTCCTAAAGCAGGCAAAACAGGCAAACGAACACGCAGTATGGTACAGTATCTGATGGTGAATGGGTACCGCCACCCGTGGAAATCCGGCTATTAGGGAAGGAAGGGAAGGATCCGGTTTTAGGGAAAAGATGTCTGTATACTCGACGCTTGAAAAACCCCAAATTATAGCGCTTAGGGAAACTCTCAGGAAGGTCATTTATCATAGTTTGCATCTACGTGGAAAGAATAAGCATGAAGCTCCCACCGTGAACCCAAACCAGACGTCCAAGTAGTGCAGATGATACTTAACAATTCTGCGAAGGTTTGCGATGGTAGAAACGTGATGGTAGCACCATACCGTAGAGTTGTTCAGAACACTCCCCATTATACACACAGTAATAAGCAAACATAGAGCTAATACGCCTGTCCTTACACTGAAAAGTTCTAAGTGTAAACAAAACTCTACAAATATGTACCTGattgtattaattgtttataCCTACATAACGATGATGGAATGAATGGATGAACTAACGCTCATTATTCATTTACATGAAAATCAGTAAACTGTTTGCGATTCAGTAATTAGCTATGTGGGAAAATACAGGAATaaacacaatattaaatatacttctTTCTAAAATTTACACGCGATCTCTACTCtgatatctataaaattaactattaattgttaatttactATATctgattttgttaagttttcagaagcgttttataattttttttgcatttaaaaagtGGCCAAGTGATATTGATTAAAGCCGCATCCGTAATGAAGTAAATTgttctattattaatttttgcgtTCTGTAGTATGAACTTGACCACGTAGTGATACATCAAACGGAAAGCTGTTTTTGTTCAAGTTACagtgatataatatatacaaaatacgattgttttaatttaaaaacatgatGAATAGTTCCTGTAATGTAGTATATCATAAGCTGCTGTGATTGTATTACAATATTTCGGTGTTCAAAGAAGaccaatattatatatttataatagaaataacaattttttatgcaGAAATCTGGATTATCTTAAATtacaatgaattttttttcatctaaaaaTCGTTCTATTGTTCGTATAGATACGGTTCCAGAATAAAAGATACCTTTTTTCCCCTCAGTATTTTGATGGTATAGTTAGAAAACATTGTTTCATTGGTtacaatgttcttcatatcaGGTGTCGATGTAACATAAGTGGTAAAATTTGTTAGGTATCATACAAAGGTATGGTACCTTTGTGTATTGTAATTGTTATGTCAGATTGAAATAACAATTTACTTTCTTCAACTTAACTTCATACAGAGCAAAAAAGAATTACCAGATAATATACCTATAACCTATAGGTACATATAAGTTGGTATAGCGCTTTACATGTGATATTGGTTCAATCGATTGAGACGTTAAAATTTGGCGTTTTATAGGGTTATACATTAATTGCTTGAGTATCTACATTATAAGTACTTAgttgcattataaaatattaaacttttagtcAAAGTTAGGTACTAAAATTTAGTTGCAAAATTTGTAGTTATTGATTAAATGGTTAATAGCGATTAAATGCAAACTGATGTTTAATTCtatgcaaaataaaaacattggcTGTTCATAGGAGAGCTGGTTTAACAATGGTTAtcttaaagttataaatataatataggtacctacttgtTAATTTTATGAGATAGacaatatatacctataagCGCGGTAAGCGGCGGTGGCAAtggcagcggcggcggcgcggcagCGTGCTGTGAGCTATCCACATATATTTCGAAGGCGGCGGGCCGACATGGGGTCGTTCTAGGACGGACAGTGGTGTGGCCGCCGCAGCGCGTACCACGCGTGTTTACGTAAGCGCCACGCCCCGAGCCACGCTTCGGCGGTGAGGGGCGCGGCGCAAAGCGCGAAGCTTTAGCGGTCGCCGAGCGCCGACTGACGCACCTTCAACCCTTGCGCGCAGACCTCGAGCGCGCTTGCGCTACTAACTGACAACCTCCACGCCTCTAATTACATAACACATCTAACCGTCTACAAAGCCCTGTTTACTGGCCACTGAGGGCTCAATTCACAGCAAAACGCTGTGATTAGGCATGACTATTGCTTTTCATTAAGCCTTATTCATTTACGAGCAAGTAAAGCAGTCTATgcgtaattaaataaactattatattaaattatactggtagaaaaatacataggtatagtAAGGTACGTAAAAAACTGTTCtaaaaaagtcaaaaatttatatcattacatagtataaaacaaagtcgcttcaaTTGTCTGTGTGGTTAGATATAGAACTATGACatagattttgatgcggttttctttagtaactAGACtgatttcagaggaaggtttatacgAGGGTGCGTTTTTAAGTTCGCGGAATGAGAGGATTGGAGGGGGGTGATTAGGCTCATTAGGATCGTAACGTGTTTAGTGACtcataattagtataaatacgagatttcattgttattagaCTATTAGTCTTTGAGCGATCGCCAACCAAGCAACATAATCAGGAGTGAAAAGtgaaatatggaaaaaatcGAATATCGTGCCGTTATAAAGTTCCCTACCAAGCAAGGAAAATCAGTTGCGACCATAATGGATGAGATGTCATCGGTTTACGGTGACTCTTGTCCAGGATAAACCATGGTGTACAAGTGGcacagtttgtttaaaaaaggaaGGGAATCCCTTGAAGACGACCCGAGGCCGGGCAGGAGCATCGAGGTGACCACGCCAGAACTTATCCAAAAAGTCGAAAAACTTGTACTCAACGATGCTCGACTAAAGAAGAAATAAATCGCAGAAATGGTTGGCGTATCGGACACAACCATTTTTAAAATCCTGCACGATCATCGTGGCATGACAAGCTCAGCGCAAGATAGGTACCGAGAATGCTCACGCCGCCGGAAAAACAACAACGCCTAGAGTGTTCACGTGCATTTTTGGACATCTGCAATGAAGACAAGGATAGTGTATTGAGTCGAATTGTTACTGAAGATGAAACTTGGGTTCATCATTATGAACCTGAGTTGAAACAAGACTCTATGCAGTGGCATAAAAAGGGCACAGCACTACCCAAGAAGTTTAAGGTGTCACAGTCAGCTGGGAAACTCATGGCAACGGTCTTTTGGGACTCACGAGAAATATTATTGATCGATTATAAAGATAAAGGTGTTTCTATAACCGGAGAATACTACGCTTCAATATTAGAGCGATTAAAAGAAGCCATTAAACAGAAAACACGGGGAAAATTGACGAAAGGTGTGCTGCTTTTGCACGACAATGCGCCCGTCCACAAGAGCCGCGTTGCGTTGGCTG
Proteins encoded:
- the LOC123659376 gene encoding histone-lysine N-methyltransferase SETMAR-like, giving the protein MLTPPEKQQRLECSRAFLDICNEDKDSVLSRIVTEDETWVHHYEPELKQDSMQWHKKGTALPKKFKVSQSAGKLMATVFWDSREILLIDYKDKGVSITGEYYASILERLKEAIKQKTRGKLTKGVLLLHDNAPVHKSRVALAALLKVGFDILNHPPYSPDLAPSDYYLFLKMKKELRGKKITTDDEVKEAVSAYFEDKTKHFFMRV